A region of Rhodanobacteraceae bacterium DNA encodes the following proteins:
- a CDS encoding Permease of the drug/metabolite transporter (DMT) superfamily has product MLRELAKLSGGMLFLGGHVTDLETARRLARDDAPADQETPRGGHRAHRTLASGRDWRTPFELLALAAVWGGSFLFLRIAAPKFGPLPLVDVRLALGALVLSPFLWRARRQLAAAGWFKIMALGLVNTSLPFLLFAWSSERAPAGVNAIVMSMAVPFAALAAFAMFGERIGGRRLVGLALGLVGVVVLASDDVGGAGLGPAVAAGAGGAFLYGASSNLVKRHFSGLPPAAVAAATLAWGAVLLAPFAAWQWPSAHVPAQAWFSLIALGVVCTGFAYAIYYRLIQRVGAPRATTVTYLVPIFGVLWAWLALGEPLTLSMAVGGALILGGMLYGQLQPRRPAVRRLAVMRTSARPGVECHG; this is encoded by the coding sequence ATGTTGAGGGAATTGGCAAAACTGTCCGGCGGCATGTTGTTTCTCGGCGGCCATGTCACCGATTTGGAGACGGCGCGCCGGCTGGCGCGGGATGACGCCCCGGCGGATCAGGAAACGCCGCGTGGCGGCCATCGCGCGCACCGCACCCTGGCATCGGGCCGCGACTGGCGCACCCCGTTCGAACTGCTGGCACTCGCCGCGGTCTGGGGCGGCTCGTTCCTGTTCCTCAGGATCGCCGCTCCGAAATTCGGCCCGCTGCCTCTGGTCGACGTGCGCCTCGCGCTCGGCGCGTTGGTGTTGTCGCCTTTCTTGTGGCGTGCGCGCCGGCAACTCGCCGCCGCCGGCTGGTTCAAGATCATGGCGCTCGGCCTGGTCAACACCTCGCTGCCGTTCCTGCTGTTCGCGTGGAGTTCTGAACGCGCGCCAGCCGGCGTCAACGCGATCGTCATGAGCATGGCGGTGCCGTTCGCGGCGCTTGCGGCCTTTGCGATGTTCGGTGAGCGCATCGGCGGTCGCCGCTTGGTCGGACTCGCGCTCGGTTTGGTGGGCGTGGTGGTGCTGGCGAGCGACGATGTCGGTGGCGCCGGTTTGGGGCCCGCGGTTGCGGCCGGCGCCGGCGGCGCGTTCTTGTATGGCGCGTCCTCGAACCTGGTGAAGCGCCATTTCTCGGGCCTGCCGCCGGCGGCAGTCGCCGCGGCGACGTTGGCGTGGGGCGCGGTGCTGCTGGCTCCGTTTGCGGCGTGGCAATGGCCATCCGCGCACGTGCCCGCGCAAGCATGGTTCAGCCTGATCGCGTTGGGCGTGGTCTGCACGGGATTCGCCTATGCGATCTACTACCGCCTGATCCAGCGCGTCGGCGCGCCGCGCGCGACCACGGTGACTTACCTCGTCCCGATCTTCGGCGTGCTGTGGGCGTGGCTGGCACTGGGCGAACCGTTGACGCTCAGCATGGCCGTGGGCGGCGCATTGATCCTTGGCGGCATGCTGTACGGGCAATTGCAACCGCGCCGGCCGGCGGTGCGACGCCTTGCCGTGATGCGTACTTCCGCGCGGCCGGGTGTGGAATGCCACGGCTGA
- a CDS encoding ABC transporter ATP-binding protein, with protein sequence MLTIRNLSKTYPNGVQALRDVSLDIPNGMFGLLGPNGAGKSTLMRTIATLQDPDAGSIKLGDIDVLADKPATRRVLGYLPQEFGVYPKVSAEAMLDHFAVLKGVTRRGERRDLVDALLKQVNLWDVRKRKLGGFSGGMRQRFGIAQALIGDPKLVIVDEPTAGLDPEERQRFLNLLSEIGERVVVILSTHIVEDVTELCPRMAIITQGQVRLTGEPRETIRSLEGKVWRRAIDKAALPQYRERMTVLSTRLAGGATLIHVLADAKPDDGFESVPPDLEDVYFGQLHHAAANKAA encoded by the coding sequence GTGCTGACCATCCGCAACCTTTCCAAAACCTATCCGAACGGCGTGCAGGCGCTGCGCGACGTGTCGCTGGACATCCCGAACGGGATGTTCGGCCTGTTGGGACCGAATGGCGCCGGCAAGTCCACGCTGATGCGTACCATCGCGACGCTGCAGGATCCGGACGCGGGCAGCATCAAGCTGGGCGATATCGACGTGCTGGCCGACAAACCCGCGACGCGCCGCGTGCTGGGCTACCTGCCGCAAGAGTTCGGCGTGTATCCCAAGGTCTCAGCCGAGGCGATGCTGGACCACTTCGCGGTGCTGAAAGGCGTCACCCGCCGCGGCGAGCGCCGCGATCTGGTGGACGCGCTGCTGAAGCAGGTGAACCTGTGGGACGTGCGCAAGCGCAAGCTCGGCGGGTTTTCCGGCGGCATGCGCCAGCGCTTCGGGATCGCGCAGGCGCTGATCGGCGATCCGAAACTGGTGATCGTGGATGAACCCACCGCGGGACTCGACCCGGAAGAGCGCCAGCGTTTCCTGAACCTGCTGTCGGAGATCGGCGAGCGCGTGGTGGTGATCCTCTCGACCCACATCGTCGAGGACGTGACCGAACTGTGCCCGCGCATGGCGATCATCACGCAAGGCCAGGTGCGCCTGACCGGCGAGCCGCGCGAGACGATCCGTTCGCTCGAAGGCAAAGTCTGGCGGCGCGCGATTGACAAGGCCGCGCTGCCGCAGTACCGCGAGCGCATGACCGTGCTGTCCACGCGGCTCGCGGGCGGCGCGACGCTGATCCACGTGCTGGCCGACGCGAAACCCGACGACGGTTTCGAGAGCGTGCCGCCGGATCTTGAAGACGTGTATTTCGGGCAACTGCACCACGCCGCCGCGAACAAGGCGGCCTGA
- a CDS encoding Dihydrolipoamide dehydrogenase of pyruvate dehydrogenase complex, translating to MANTIELKVPDIGDFHDVPVIEVLVKPGDRVAKDQGLVTLESAKATMEVPASAAGIIKEVKVKLGDTVQQGTIVAVIEAEGDVPSTTQSNPPPPAARGEVPKAEGGKSQQVSPPPQPSPASGGGSQAAPAARETGRKPDMECWMLVLGSGPGGYSAAFRAADLGLDTVLVERYGTLGGVCLNVGCIPSKALLHAAEVIDAAEAMAAHGISFGKPKIDLDALRSFKDKTVGKLTGGLASMARQRKVRAVQGVGTFVSPHELEVVHGNDRKLIRFEQAIIAAGSQAVRLPMFPWDDERVMDSTGALQLRDVPKSLLVVGGGIIGLEMATVYRALGSAVTVVEFMDQLMPGADADLVRPLAMRLKNQGVAVHLKTRVTAAKAHKSGIACEFEGDSIPEKKTFDRVLVSVGRSANGNKIGADKAGVAVTDRGLIPVDTQMRTNVPHIFAIGDLVGQPMLAHKAVHEAHAAAEAAAGQKRHFDARVVPSVAFTDPEIAWVGVTEREAKEKKLDVGVGKFPWAASGRALGMDRPEGFTKLIYDAATHRVIGGGIVGVHAGDLISEVTLAIEMGAEIGDIALTIHPHPTLGESVGMAAEVAEGTITDLYIPKRK from the coding sequence ATGGCAAACACGATCGAACTCAAGGTGCCCGACATCGGCGACTTCCACGACGTGCCGGTAATCGAGGTGCTGGTGAAACCCGGCGACCGCGTCGCCAAGGACCAGGGGCTGGTCACGCTGGAATCGGCCAAGGCCACGATGGAAGTGCCGGCTTCGGCGGCCGGCATCATCAAGGAAGTGAAGGTCAAGCTCGGCGACACGGTGCAGCAAGGCACCATCGTCGCGGTGATCGAGGCGGAAGGTGATGTTCCCTCGACCACACAATCCAATCCCCCTCCCCCTGCCGCGCGGGGGGAGGTGCCGAAGGCGGAGGGGGGAAAGTCGCAGCAAGTATCTCCCCCACCCCAACCCTCCCCCGCGAGCGGGGGAGGGAGTCAGGCCGCTCCCGCCGCGCGTGAAACCGGCCGCAAGCCCGACATGGAATGCTGGATGCTGGTGCTGGGTTCCGGTCCCGGCGGCTACAGCGCGGCGTTCCGCGCGGCCGACCTTGGCCTCGACACGGTGCTGGTGGAACGCTACGGCACGCTCGGCGGCGTATGCCTCAACGTCGGCTGCATTCCGTCCAAGGCACTGCTGCACGCGGCTGAAGTGATCGATGCCGCCGAAGCGATGGCCGCGCACGGCATCAGCTTCGGCAAGCCGAAGATCGACCTCGACGCGCTGCGCAGCTTCAAGGACAAAACCGTCGGCAAGCTGACCGGCGGATTGGCCTCGATGGCCAGGCAGCGCAAGGTGCGCGCCGTGCAGGGCGTCGGCACGTTCGTGTCGCCGCATGAACTCGAAGTCGTGCACGGCAACGACAGGAAACTGATCCGTTTCGAGCAGGCCATCATCGCGGCCGGCTCGCAGGCCGTGCGCCTGCCGATGTTCCCGTGGGACGACGAGCGCGTGATGGATTCCACCGGCGCGCTGCAATTGCGCGACGTGCCGAAATCACTGCTGGTCGTCGGCGGCGGCATCATCGGCCTGGAAATGGCGACGGTGTATCGCGCGCTCGGCAGCGCCGTCACCGTGGTCGAGTTCATGGACCAGTTGATGCCGGGCGCGGATGCCGATCTGGTGCGCCCGCTCGCCATGCGTCTCAAGAACCAGGGCGTCGCGGTGCACCTGAAAACCAGGGTCACCGCCGCGAAGGCGCACAAGAGCGGCATCGCCTGCGAGTTCGAAGGCGACAGCATTCCCGAGAAGAAGACCTTCGACCGCGTGCTGGTGTCGGTGGGCCGCAGCGCCAACGGCAACAAGATCGGCGCCGACAAGGCCGGCGTTGCCGTCACCGACCGCGGCCTGATTCCGGTCGATACGCAGATGCGCACGAATGTCCCGCACATCTTCGCGATTGGCGACCTGGTCGGCCAGCCGATGCTGGCGCACAAGGCCGTGCACGAAGCGCACGCCGCCGCGGAAGCCGCGGCGGGCCAGAAGCGCCACTTCGATGCGCGCGTGGTGCCATCGGTCGCGTTCACCGATCCCGAGATCGCGTGGGTCGGCGTCACCGAACGCGAGGCCAAGGAAAAGAAACTGGACGTCGGCGTCGGCAAGTTCCCGTGGGCGGCATCAGGACGCGCGCTGGGGATGGATCGCCCGGAAGGCTTCACCAAGCTGATCTACGATGCGGCCACCCACCGCGTGATCGGCGGCGGCATCGTGGGCGTGCACGCGGGCGATTTGATTTCCGAAGTCACGCTGGCGATCGAAATGGGCGCCGAGATCGGCGACATCGCGCTCACCATCCATCCGCACCCGACCTTGGGCGAATCGGTGGGTATGGCGGCGGAAGTGGCCGAAGGCACCATCACCGATTTGTACATTCCGAAACGAAAGTAG
- a CDS encoding putative membrane protein — MLREIFRFELRQQLRSPLFWLILVALAALAFAVACTDTITVGGGVGNIHRNAPHVVIDMLGTFSILGLFLITIFVAGAALRDFSANTAEMMFATPMSRGAYLGGRFAAGWLVSVLVLVGVAFGLWLGSLMPWLDPARLGPTPWHAYGWALAVIVLPNLFFLGALLFLLATVTRSMLGTYVGVIAFVVLVVVAGQFLGHGNIEHQTAGALMDPFGMGAFDLATRYWTASDSNTRVPAFAGVILGNRALWVGIGVVLLGATLALFKPDREGLRWFRWRRRGVAVGAADAAATAAAPIVLPVVALRSGLAARLTQFRKLAWFDTLSVLKGTAFLVMVLFGLANLTAALSFTGEIYGTSVYPVTHLMAQAMDGSYKWLLLIVLIFYAGELVWRERGARISAVVDAFPTPDWIPLLAKVAALAVVIVVFLAVGSLYCMGYQMLHGFHDVQPLLYLQYLGFSLLGFLLLGILSVVFQVWANNKFAGYALIIGWLLLMFGLSQLHLTDNLYHYGNAPAAPYSDMNGFGSFWVGTLWFRAYWYCCAIALLVIAALYWVRGNVSGWRARGRVALQRFRWPARIVLAASLAGFAAIGMFVFHNTHRLYRYQTHDQQLRLQASYEKDYRKYLGMAQPRITDVNVDVAMHPAERRVDVDGHYTLVNKHAQPIDTLLVQLPTSNTRDYKVDLEFPAHTVEHADPKQGFYLYKLKTPLAPGASMDFGFRMHIAYDGFANEPTGEQIVHNGTFINSMGFPHFCYDEGRQITDNNDRRKYGLGPAQRMAKRDDVAAHANNLISCDADWVHFQATVSTSADQIALAPGYLQKEWMQDGRRYFHYVQDTPILDFFSFQSARYKVAREKWHDVNLEIYYDPQHPYNIQRMFKAMQLSLDYYTQHFGPYQFRQLRILEFPDYSSFAQSFANTIPFSESLGFIADVRKPTDIDYVTYVTAHEIGHQWWAHQAIGANVQGVTMLDESLAQYSALMVMKHLYGPTKMRKFLKYELDRYLSGRASEEVAEEPLALVENQPYIHYRKASVIFYALQDYIGEDKVNAALRTWLDKVKFQPPPYTDTRDLIADLRAEAGPQYQNLITDFFDKITLFDDRMVSATAKKLPDGKYEVTMHVHAAKYYADGKGTQTRAKLDIPIEIGVFAKAKDGEEQDEKPLFLAKYPVKDGDSTITVTVDGKPFEAGIDPFNELVDRVSDDNRAPVTFP, encoded by the coding sequence ATGCTGCGCGAAATCTTCCGGTTCGAGCTGCGCCAGCAACTCAGGAGCCCGCTGTTCTGGCTGATCCTGGTCGCGCTCGCGGCCTTGGCATTCGCGGTCGCCTGCACCGACACGATCACGGTCGGCGGCGGCGTCGGCAACATCCATCGCAACGCGCCGCATGTCGTGATCGACATGCTCGGCACGTTCTCGATCCTGGGCCTGTTCCTGATCACGATCTTCGTGGCGGGCGCGGCGCTGCGCGACTTCAGTGCCAACACCGCGGAAATGATGTTCGCGACGCCGATGTCGCGCGGCGCCTACCTTGGTGGCCGGTTCGCGGCGGGCTGGCTGGTCAGCGTGCTGGTGCTGGTTGGCGTCGCGTTTGGCTTGTGGCTGGGTTCGCTGATGCCGTGGCTCGATCCCGCGCGCCTCGGCCCGACACCGTGGCACGCCTACGGCTGGGCGCTGGCCGTCATCGTGCTGCCCAACCTGTTCTTCCTCGGCGCGCTGTTGTTTCTGCTGGCGACCGTGACGCGCTCGATGCTGGGCACCTACGTCGGCGTGATCGCGTTCGTGGTGCTGGTGGTCGTGGCGGGGCAGTTCCTCGGCCACGGCAACATCGAGCACCAGACCGCTGGCGCGCTGATGGATCCGTTCGGGATGGGCGCGTTCGATCTGGCCACGCGCTACTGGACGGCATCCGACAGCAACACGCGGGTGCCGGCGTTCGCGGGCGTGATCCTTGGCAACCGTGCGCTGTGGGTCGGCATCGGCGTGGTGTTGCTGGGCGCGACGCTGGCCTTGTTCAAGCCCGATCGCGAAGGGCTGCGCTGGTTCCGCTGGCGCCGGCGCGGCGTGGCGGTGGGCGCGGCGGATGCAGCGGCAACGGCCGCCGCGCCGATCGTGCTGCCGGTGGTGGCCTTGCGTTCCGGATTGGCGGCGCGCTTGACCCAGTTCCGCAAGCTTGCGTGGTTCGACACCTTGAGCGTGCTCAAGGGCACCGCGTTCCTGGTGATGGTGTTGTTCGGGCTGGCCAACCTCACCGCGGCGCTGTCCTTTACCGGCGAAATCTACGGCACCAGTGTGTATCCGGTGACGCACCTGATGGCGCAGGCGATGGACGGCAGCTACAAGTGGCTGCTGCTGATCGTGCTGATCTTCTACGCGGGTGAGCTGGTGTGGCGCGAACGCGGCGCCCGGATCAGCGCAGTGGTGGATGCGTTCCCGACGCCGGACTGGATTCCGCTGCTGGCCAAGGTCGCCGCGCTGGCGGTGGTGATCGTGGTGTTCCTGGCGGTGGGTTCGCTGTACTGCATGGGCTATCAGATGCTGCACGGGTTCCATGACGTGCAGCCGCTGCTGTACCTGCAATACCTCGGATTCTCGCTGCTCGGATTCCTGTTGCTGGGCATCCTGTCGGTGGTGTTCCAGGTGTGGGCCAACAACAAGTTCGCGGGCTATGCGCTCATCATCGGCTGGCTGCTGCTGATGTTCGGCCTGTCGCAGTTGCACCTGACCGACAATCTCTACCACTACGGCAACGCGCCGGCCGCGCCGTATTCGGACATGAACGGCTTCGGCTCGTTCTGGGTCGGCACGCTGTGGTTCCGCGCGTACTGGTATTGCTGCGCGATCGCATTGCTGGTGATCGCCGCGCTGTACTGGGTGCGGGGCAACGTCAGCGGTTGGCGCGCACGCGGACGGGTCGCGCTGCAGCGCTTCCGCTGGCCGGCGCGGATCGTGCTGGCGGCATCGCTGGCCGGGTTCGCCGCGATCGGCATGTTCGTGTTCCACAACACGCACCGCCTGTACCGCTACCAGACCCACGACCAGCAGTTGCGCCTGCAAGCCAGCTACGAGAAGGATTACCGCAAGTACCTGGGGATGGCGCAACCGCGCATCACCGACGTCAACGTGGACGTGGCGATGCATCCCGCCGAGCGGCGCGTCGATGTCGATGGCCACTACACGCTGGTCAACAAGCACGCCCAGCCGATCGATACGCTGCTGGTGCAGTTGCCGACATCGAATACCCGCGACTACAAGGTCGATCTGGAATTCCCGGCGCACACGGTCGAGCACGCCGATCCGAAGCAGGGCTTCTATCTGTACAAATTGAAGACGCCGCTGGCACCCGGCGCGTCGATGGACTTCGGCTTCAGGATGCACATCGCCTACGACGGCTTTGCCAACGAGCCAACCGGCGAGCAGATCGTCCACAACGGCACCTTCATCAACAGCATGGGGTTCCCGCATTTCTGCTACGACGAAGGCCGCCAGATCACCGACAACAACGATCGCCGCAAGTACGGCCTCGGTCCGGCGCAGCGCATGGCCAAGCGCGACGATGTCGCCGCGCATGCCAACAACCTGATTTCCTGCGATGCCGACTGGGTGCACTTCCAGGCGACGGTTTCGACCAGTGCGGACCAGATCGCGCTGGCGCCGGGTTACCTGCAGAAGGAATGGATGCAGGACGGCCGGCGCTACTTCCATTACGTGCAGGACACGCCGATCCTGGATTTCTTCTCGTTCCAGTCCGCGCGTTACAAGGTGGCGCGCGAGAAGTGGCACGACGTGAACCTGGAGATCTATTACGACCCGCAGCATCCGTACAACATCCAGCGGATGTTCAAGGCGATGCAACTGTCGCTGGATTACTACACCCAGCACTTCGGGCCGTACCAGTTCCGCCAATTGCGCATCCTGGAGTTTCCGGACTACAGCAGCTTCGCGCAGTCGTTCGCCAACACCATTCCGTTTTCCGAGTCGCTCGGGTTCATCGCGGACGTGCGCAAGCCGACCGACATCGACTACGTCACCTACGTGACCGCGCACGAGATCGGCCACCAGTGGTGGGCGCACCAGGCGATCGGCGCCAACGTGCAGGGTGTGACGATGCTGGACGAGTCGCTGGCGCAGTATTCGGCGCTGATGGTGATGAAGCACCTATACGGCCCCACGAAGATGCGCAAGTTCCTGAAGTACGAACTCGACCGCTACTTGTCGGGCCGTGCCAGCGAGGAAGTCGCGGAGGAGCCGCTCGCGCTGGTCGAGAACCAGCCCTACATCCACTACCGCAAGGCGTCGGTGATCTTCTACGCGCTGCAGGATTACATCGGCGAGGACAAGGTCAACGCCGCGCTGCGCACGTGGCTCGACAAGGTGAAGTTCCAGCCGCCGCCGTACACCGACACCCGTGACCTGATCGCCGATCTGCGCGCCGAAGCGGGGCCGCAATACCAGAACCTCATCACCGATTTCTTCGACAAGATCACCTTGTTCGACGATCGCATGGTGTCGGCGACCGCGAAGAAACTGCCGGACGGCAAGTACGAGGTCACGATGCACGTGCACGCGGCGAAGTACTACGCCGACGGCAAGGGCACGCAGACGCGCGCCAAGCTGGACATCCCGATCGAGATTGGCGTGTTCGCCAAGGCGAAGGATGGCGAGGAACAGGACGAGAAGCCGTTGTTCCTCGCGAAATATCCGGTCAAGGATGGCGACAGCACGATCACCGTGACGGTCGATGGCAAGCCGTTCGAGGCGGGGATCGATCCGTTCAACGAACTGGTGGATCGCGTCAGCGACGACAACCGCGCGCCGGTGACGTTCCCGTAG
- a CDS encoding Dihydrolipoamide acetyltransferase component of pyruvate dehydrogenase complex translates to MADVREAKVPDIGDFHGVPVIEVMVKPGDHVDKDQGLVTLESAKATMEVPAPFAGTVKEVKVKVGDEVSEGSVVAMIEAEGAASDGASAPKQQAENRNQEPARQSSDKDNPPPAKQGEVPKAERGESAQTQPPPQPSPASGGSENLERRAPPIPFTAESIMPGKVPYASPAVRAFARELGVDLLRVTGSERGGRITREDVQKFVKSVMAGGAPVAATGGGGLNLLPWPQIDFSKFGEVETKPLSRIKKLSGANLARNWAMIPHVTQFEDADITDLEALRVALNKESEKSGTKVTMLAFLIKASVAALQKYPDFNASLDASGENLVVKHYFHIGFAADTPNGLVVPVIRDCDKKGVIEIAQEMSALAKKARDGKLTPGEMSGGCFSISSLGGIGGTAFTPIINAPEVAILGVSRSSMQPVWNGKEFAPRLILPLSLSYDHRVIDGAAAARFAAFLAQLLGDMRRALL, encoded by the coding sequence ATGGCAGACGTGCGCGAAGCAAAGGTGCCGGACATCGGCGATTTTCATGGTGTGCCCGTGATCGAGGTAATGGTCAAGCCCGGCGACCACGTCGACAAGGACCAGGGCCTCGTGACGCTGGAATCCGCCAAGGCCACCATGGAAGTGCCGGCACCGTTCGCGGGTACGGTGAAGGAAGTCAAGGTCAAGGTCGGCGACGAGGTCTCCGAAGGCAGCGTGGTCGCGATGATCGAAGCGGAAGGGGCTGCCTCTGACGGAGCCTCCGCACCCAAGCAACAGGCCGAAAACCGCAACCAGGAACCAGCGCGGCAATCGTCCGACAAAGACAACCCTCCCCCCGCGAAGCAGGGGGAGGTGCCGAAAGCGGAGAGGGGAGAATCAGCGCAAACTCAACCCCCACCCCAGCCCTCCCCCGCAAGCGGGGGAAGCGAAAACCTTGAACGCCGCGCGCCGCCGATCCCCTTCACCGCCGAATCGATCATGCCGGGCAAGGTGCCCTACGCCAGCCCCGCGGTGCGCGCTTTTGCGCGCGAGTTGGGTGTCGATCTTTTGCGCGTCACCGGCAGCGAGCGCGGGGGCCGCATCACCCGGGAAGATGTGCAGAAGTTCGTCAAGTCGGTGATGGCCGGCGGCGCTCCCGTCGCTGCCACCGGCGGTGGCGGCTTGAACCTGTTGCCGTGGCCGCAGATCGATTTCAGCAAGTTCGGCGAGGTCGAGACCAAGCCGCTGTCGCGGATCAAGAAGCTGTCCGGTGCCAACCTCGCGCGCAACTGGGCGATGATCCCGCACGTCACGCAATTCGAGGACGCCGACATCACCGACCTCGAAGCCCTGCGCGTTGCGCTCAACAAGGAAAGCGAGAAGTCCGGCACCAAGGTCACGATGCTGGCGTTCCTGATCAAGGCCTCGGTCGCGGCCCTGCAGAAGTACCCTGACTTCAACGCCTCGCTGGATGCTTCCGGCGAAAACCTGGTCGTGAAGCATTACTTCCACATCGGGTTCGCGGCGGACACACCGAACGGTCTGGTGGTGCCGGTGATCCGCGACTGCGACAAGAAAGGCGTGATCGAGATCGCGCAGGAAATGTCGGCGCTCGCGAAAAAAGCGCGAGATGGCAAGTTGACGCCGGGCGAAATGTCGGGCGGGTGTTTCTCGATCTCCTCGCTGGGCGGCATTGGCGGTACCGCATTCACGCCCATCATCAACGCGCCCGAAGTCGCAATCCTGGGTGTTTCGCGATCGTCGATGCAGCCCGTGTGGAACGGCAAGGAGTTCGCGCCGCGCCTGATCCTGCCGCTGTCGCTGTCCTACGATCACCGCGTGATCGACGGCGCCGCCGCCGCGCGCTTCGCCGCTTTCCTCGCGCAACTCCTCGGCGACATGCGCCGGGCCTTGCTCTGA
- a CDS encoding DNA polymerase IV, which produces MAASSRKIVHVDMDAFYASVEQRDDPSLRGRPVVVAWKGARSVVCAASYEARKFGVHSAMPALRAERLCPQAVFVPPDFVRYKAVSRQVREILARHTDLIEPLSLDEAYLDVTQPKSGLASATAVAEAIRAAIREETRLTASAGVAPNKFIAKIASDFRKPDGLFVVRPREVLAFLAPLPVERLPGVGKVMQRKLAELGIARVADLRAFEAAELEHRFGRYGKRLHELSLGIDERPVTPDRPTLQISSEDTFERDLTLDELAPHIERLAENTWAAHQREAQAPHARIARSVVLKLKTSDFRILTRTVTPAERPASAHELAEIACSLRSRVSLPPRTRYRLVGVGLAGFVDRDSYEAQPELFVET; this is translated from the coding sequence GTGGCGGCATCGTCGCGCAAGATCGTGCACGTGGACATGGACGCGTTCTACGCGTCGGTCGAGCAGCGCGATGATCCATCATTGCGTGGCCGGCCGGTGGTGGTGGCATGGAAGGGCGCGCGTTCGGTGGTGTGCGCGGCGAGTTACGAAGCCCGCAAGTTCGGCGTGCATTCGGCGATGCCTGCATTGCGCGCCGAGCGCCTGTGCCCACAAGCGGTGTTCGTCCCGCCGGACTTCGTGCGCTACAAGGCTGTTTCGCGACAGGTGCGCGAAATTTTAGCGCGGCACACCGACTTGATCGAGCCGCTGTCGCTGGACGAGGCCTACCTGGATGTCACCCAACCCAAGTCCGGCCTGGCATCGGCCACCGCGGTTGCCGAAGCCATCCGCGCGGCGATTCGCGAGGAAACACGTTTGACGGCATCGGCAGGCGTCGCGCCCAACAAGTTCATCGCCAAGATCGCATCCGATTTCCGGAAACCCGACGGCCTGTTCGTGGTGCGCCCGCGCGAGGTGCTGGCATTCCTCGCGCCGCTTCCGGTCGAGCGCCTGCCCGGCGTGGGCAAGGTGATGCAGCGCAAGCTGGCGGAGCTTGGCATCGCGCGCGTCGCGGACCTGCGTGCGTTCGAGGCAGCCGAACTCGAACACCGCTTCGGGCGTTACGGCAAGCGCCTGCACGAGCTGTCGCTGGGTATCGACGAGCGTCCCGTGACGCCGGATCGCCCGACCCTGCAGATTTCCAGCGAGGATACGTTCGAGCGCGACCTCACGCTGGACGAACTCGCGCCGCACATCGAACGGCTGGCCGAGAACACCTGGGCTGCGCACCAGCGCGAGGCGCAGGCGCCGCACGCACGCATTGCGCGCAGCGTGGTATTGAAACTCAAGACCTCCGATTTCAGGATTCTCACGCGAACGGTCACTCCGGCCGAACGTCCGGCGTCGGCGCACGAACTCGCCGAAATCGCCTGCAGCCTGCGTTCGCGGGTATCGCTGCCGCCGCGCACGCGTTATCGCTTGGTCGGCGTCGGTCTTGCCGGTTTCGTCGACCGCGATAGTTACGAAGCACAGCCGGAATTGTTTGTGGAAACCTGA
- a CDS encoding Transcriptional regulator, LysR family codes for MARTPLNSLQTFVAAAQAQNLTRAAERLHLTVSALSHQIRQLEERVDCTLFVRGPRGLKLTAEGQRLLDNVAPHLEAIDDALKPLCARCDNALSLSAMPSMTSSWLLPRLPRFVAQHPEIELNLDSSIELVDFADGRHDAALRYGVGNWPGLVVESLLEEWLTPVASPALLARRKPPRLEDLGDLPLLCPEDPWPEWFALYGGKPPKRYAASFSDSESRQRAAVEGIGVALGRTTMVRPLIEAGQLVALFPQLMKAKRWHYLVYPERSRKHAGFMAFREWLLDEAARFRAAPPVGLVKPPRKAVRAARPRKRA; via the coding sequence ATGGCGCGCACCCCGCTGAATTCCCTGCAAACCTTCGTTGCGGCCGCGCAGGCGCAGAACCTGACCCGCGCGGCTGAGCGCCTGCACCTGACGGTGAGCGCGCTCAGCCACCAGATCCGGCAACTGGAGGAACGCGTCGATTGCACGCTGTTCGTGCGCGGTCCGCGCGGCCTGAAGCTCACCGCCGAGGGCCAGCGCCTGCTCGACAACGTGGCGCCGCACCTCGAAGCGATCGACGACGCGCTGAAGCCGCTGTGCGCGCGTTGCGACAACGCGCTGTCGCTGTCGGCGATGCCGTCGATGACATCGAGCTGGCTGCTGCCGCGCCTGCCGCGTTTCGTCGCGCAGCATCCCGAAATCGAATTGAACCTGGATTCCTCGATCGAACTGGTGGATTTCGCCGACGGCCGTCATGACGCCGCGCTGCGTTACGGCGTCGGCAACTGGCCGGGACTGGTCGTCGAATCGTTGCTGGAGGAATGGCTGACGCCGGTCGCGAGTCCAGCCTTGCTGGCGCGGCGCAAGCCGCCGCGCCTGGAAGATCTCGGCGACCTGCCGTTGCTGTGCCCGGAGGATCCCTGGCCCGAATGGTTCGCGTTGTACGGCGGCAAGCCGCCCAAACGCTACGCCGCGTCGTTCAGCGATTCCGAATCGCGCCAGCGCGCGGCGGTCGAAGGCATCGGCGTGGCGCTGGGACGCACGACCATGGTGCGCCCGCTGATCGAAGCCGGGCAACTGGTCGCGCTGTTCCCGCAGTTGATGAAAGCCAAACGCTGGCACTACCTCGTGTATCCGGAACGCTCGCGCAAGCACGCCGGCTTCATGGCCTTCCGCGAATGGCTGCTGGATGAAGCCGCGCGTTTTCGTGCGGCGCCGCCCGTCGGGCTCGTGAAGCCTCCGCGCAAGGCTGTGCGCGCGGCGCGGCCTCGCAAGCGCGCGTGA